From Desulfobulbaceae bacterium, a single genomic window includes:
- the rny gene encoding ribonuclease Y: MIVETLTILVGIAAIVIGLVGGILVQKRLSASSKENAEAQGKKFIEDALAEADRIKKDTLLKAKDEAYKYKQEVELETKQRSSELKKEEKRFSQKLEQIESKIDLLDKRETELLKNEKAFSVQENSIIQRRKEAEALIDEQRTKLENIAGISREEAQKRLVESIASQAKMEAAKEIVKIENEMKITADRKAKNILALAMSRYAGEYVAEKTVSIVPLPNEEMKGRIIGREGRNIRAIEAATGIDIIIDDTPEAVILSGFNPVRREIARQSMERLISDGRIHPARIEEIVEKVSAEMDVTLREAGEQATFDVGVHGVHSEIVMLLGRLKYRTSYGQSVMLHSLEVAFLCGIMAAELGLDVKQAKRAGLLHDIGKAVDHEVEGSHAIIGRDLAKKYGEAPEIVHAIGAHHEDLEPESVLDILVQSADALSGARPGARREMLESYVKRLEDLEELANSFEGVEKSFAIQAGREVRIIVDSNKVKDVETTMLGKDIAQKIEENMTYPGQIKVTVIRETRSVEYAK, from the coding sequence ATAATCGTGGAGACTTTAACTATATTGGTCGGAATTGCCGCAATTGTCATTGGTCTGGTTGGTGGCATCTTAGTTCAAAAACGCCTGTCTGCGTCCAGTAAAGAAAATGCTGAAGCCCAGGGTAAAAAGTTTATTGAAGATGCTCTGGCTGAGGCAGATCGTATCAAAAAAGATACCCTGCTAAAAGCCAAAGACGAAGCTTACAAGTATAAGCAGGAAGTTGAACTGGAGACCAAGCAGCGCAGTTCAGAGCTGAAGAAAGAAGAGAAACGTTTCAGTCAGAAACTTGAACAAATTGAAAGCAAGATTGATTTGCTCGATAAGCGTGAGACAGAACTTCTTAAAAATGAAAAGGCATTTTCTGTTCAAGAAAATTCAATTATACAGCGGAGAAAAGAGGCCGAGGCCTTAATCGACGAACAGCGTACAAAACTCGAAAATATCGCAGGTATTTCCCGTGAAGAAGCGCAGAAACGACTGGTGGAAAGTATTGCCAGTCAGGCAAAAATGGAGGCTGCCAAGGAAATAGTCAAGATCGAAAATGAGATGAAGATCACAGCCGATCGAAAAGCAAAAAATATTCTGGCCTTGGCTATGTCACGATATGCTGGTGAATATGTTGCGGAGAAAACAGTGTCGATCGTCCCCCTTCCCAACGAGGAGATGAAAGGTCGAATTATTGGTCGTGAGGGGCGCAATATCAGGGCGATTGAGGCAGCTACCGGCATAGATATAATTATCGACGATACTCCGGAGGCCGTTATCTTATCCGGCTTCAACCCAGTTCGTCGTGAAATTGCCAGACAATCAATGGAACGTTTAATCTCTGACGGACGAATTCATCCGGCACGAATTGAAGAGATTGTCGAGAAAGTCAGCGCCGAGATGGATGTGACGCTTCGTGAGGCTGGTGAACAGGCAACTTTTGATGTTGGTGTTCATGGTGTTCATAGCGAGATTGTGATGCTTTTAGGGCGTTTGAAATACCGAACAAGCTACGGACAAAGCGTTATGCTGCACTCTTTAGAGGTTGCCTTCCTGTGTGGTATCATGGCAGCTGAGCTTGGCCTGGATGTTAAGCAGGCCAAACGAGCCGGCCTTTTACATGATATCGGCAAGGCCGTTGATCACGAAGTTGAAGGCTCACATGCCATAATCGGACGGGATCTTGCTAAGAAATACGGCGAGGCCCCTGAGATTGTCCATGCCATTGGCGCTCATCATGAGGATCTGGAACCAGAAAGTGTCCTCGATATTTTGGTGCAGTCAGCTGATGCCTTATCAGGAGCACGACCTGGGGCGCGCCGAGAAATGCTGGAATCGTATGTCAAACGCTTGGAAGACCTGGAAGAGCTGGCTAACAGCTTTGAAGGTGTTGAAAAATCGTTTGCCATTCAGGCTGGACGAGAGGTTCGGATTATCGTCGACAGCAATAAGGTTAAAGATGTTGAAACAACGATGCTAGGCAAGGATATTGCCCAGAAAATTGAAGAAAATATGACCTATCCCGGCCAGATCAAGGTTACGGTTATTCGAGAAACACGTTCGGTTGAATATGCTAAGTAA
- a CDS encoding cell division protein ZapA has product MERLVTFEVLGQEYPLHTDAPEEDVREILDLVRNQIEHHSKSAKMLPAKVAVLVSLNMAGKYVKLKRDLEKLRVQENHEIDRIVNQIESSL; this is encoded by the coding sequence TTGGAACGTTTAGTTACATTTGAAGTATTGGGTCAGGAGTACCCTCTTCATACCGATGCACCGGAAGAAGATGTCAGGGAAATTCTTGATTTAGTTCGAAATCAAATCGAGCACCATTCAAAATCAGCAAAGATGTTGCCTGCCAAAGTTGCTGTGCTTGTAAGCTTGAACATGGCAGGTAAGTACGTGAAGTTGAAGAGAGATCTAGAGAAACTTCGGGTACAAGAAAATCATGAGATTGACAGAATAGTGAATCAGATCGAGTCTTCACTGTAA